In a single window of the Natronosalvus caseinilyticus genome:
- a CDS encoding universal stress protein, with amino-acid sequence MYERILIPTDGSSVAEVAVEHGLDLAEKYGAEVHALYVVDTDAVAYGLGTEQVDRLRQGNFQGMTELREKAEAATGYVRDLAEARSISVVEHYSGGRPHALIADYVEDNDIDLVVMGSHGRSGVRRALLGSVTERTLRSTTVPVLVVDARKSVDE; translated from the coding sequence ATGTACGAACGCATACTCATCCCGACGGACGGTAGCAGCGTGGCGGAGGTAGCGGTCGAGCACGGGCTCGACTTAGCGGAGAAGTACGGCGCGGAGGTACACGCGCTGTACGTCGTCGACACCGACGCGGTGGCCTACGGACTGGGCACCGAGCAGGTGGATCGACTTCGGCAGGGCAACTTCCAGGGCATGACCGAGCTTCGCGAGAAGGCGGAAGCCGCGACCGGGTACGTTCGCGACCTCGCCGAGGCGAGGAGCATCTCGGTGGTCGAACACTACTCGGGCGGTCGACCGCACGCCCTGATCGCCGACTACGTCGAGGACAACGATATCGACCTCGTCGTCATGGGCAGCCACGGTCGCTCCGGGGTCAGACGCGCCCTGCTGGGTAGCGTCACCGAACGGACCCTGCGGTCGACGACCGTTCCGGTGCTCGTCGTCGACGCCCGGAAGTCGGTCGACGAATAA
- the purM gene encoding phosphoribosylformylglycinamidine cyclo-ligase — protein sequence MTNEANEVGGGSGGGDGDGDDSGDGNGEPEELTYAETGVDIDASEDATAALLEAFGSGITTEYAGLLDIGDRYLALATDGVGTKLLVAEAIEDFSTIGIDCIAMNVNDLVAAGVEPVAFVDYLAVDEPDDDLTAEIGEGLATGLEEANLTLLGGETAVMPEVVTGFDLAGTCAGLALKDEILDEDAEAGDVLVGFPSNGIHSNGLTLAREAVTRNHDYGDTFPLNPEVTIGEELLRPTRLYTHLLEPMRRHNVRAAAHVTGGGWTNLLRMGENRYVIEEPLPAQPIFEFVAEEGNVADEEMHRTFNMGTGFVVALDESDAEALVDETDGAVIGRVEDGDTVEIRGLSLS from the coding sequence ATGACCAACGAGGCGAACGAGGTGGGGGGTGGTTCCGGCGGTGGCGACGGGGACGGCGACGACAGCGGCGACGGTAACGGTGAGCCGGAGGAACTCACCTACGCCGAGACGGGCGTCGACATCGACGCCAGCGAGGACGCCACGGCCGCGCTCCTCGAGGCGTTCGGGAGCGGTATAACGACCGAGTACGCCGGCCTGCTCGACATCGGTGACCGCTACCTCGCGCTGGCGACCGACGGGGTCGGCACCAAGCTCCTCGTCGCCGAGGCCATCGAAGACTTCTCGACCATCGGTATCGACTGCATCGCGATGAACGTCAACGACCTCGTCGCCGCGGGCGTCGAACCGGTCGCGTTCGTCGACTACCTCGCGGTCGACGAACCCGACGACGACCTCACCGCCGAAATCGGCGAGGGGCTGGCGACCGGTCTCGAGGAGGCGAACCTCACCCTCCTCGGCGGCGAAACCGCGGTCATGCCCGAGGTCGTCACCGGCTTCGACCTCGCCGGAACCTGCGCCGGTCTCGCGCTCAAAGATGAAATTCTCGATGAAGACGCCGAAGCAGGCGACGTCCTCGTCGGCTTCCCCTCGAACGGCATCCACTCGAACGGCCTCACGCTCGCCCGCGAGGCCGTGACCCGGAACCACGATTACGGTGACACCTTTCCGCTGAACCCCGAGGTCACTATCGGCGAGGAACTGCTTCGACCGACCCGTCTGTACACGCACTTGCTCGAGCCGATGCGACGCCACAACGTTCGAGCCGCCGCACACGTCACGGGCGGCGGGTGGACGAACCTGCTCCGAATGGGCGAGAACCGGTACGTGATCGAGGAGCCTCTGCCGGCCCAGCCGATCTTCGAGTTCGTCGCCGAGGAGGGGAACGTCGCCGACGAGGAGATGCACCGCACGTTCAACATGGGGACCGGCTTCGTGGTGGCTCTGGACGAGTCAGACGCCGAGGCGCTCGTCGACGAGACCGACGGGGCGGTCATCGGGCGCGTCGAGGACGGCGACACGGTCGAGATCCGCGGTCTGTCGTTATCCTGA
- the acs gene encoding acetate--CoA ligase — protein MAQEEPELEARLAEGETYEPPSSFVEQANVSDPGIYEEFEENWPGCWERAADLLSWNQEYDTVLEDDDAPFYRWFTGGELNASYNCLDRHVEDGAKNRAAIKWEGELGETRTYTYSDLLHEVEAFAASLRELGVEEDDVVTLYLPMIPELPIAMLACARIGAPHSVVFAGFSADALATRMNAADSEYLVTCDGYYRRGDGLDHLSKANEGLEGVDHDVETVVVDRLGDDHSHSLGENQRDYDELVEAHEGEPVEPVSRDAEDMLFLMYTSGTTGQPKGVKHTTGGYLSYAAWTSHAVLDVKPEDTYWCAADIGWITGHSYIVYGPLALGTTTVMYEGTPDYPEKDRLWELVEKNDVDIFYTAPTAIRAFMKWGKQYPEEHDLSSLRLLGTVGEPINPRAWQWYYDHIGDGECPIVDTWWQTETGGMMITTLPGIGEMKPGSAGPPLPGIDARIVDASGDQVEAGNAGYLTVNNPWPGMLRTLYNNDERFLSEYWQEYSDEESDEWVYFPEDGAKIDDDGYITILGRVDDVINVSGHRLGTMEIESAIVGVKGVAEAAVVGGDHDIKGEAVYAYVIPEDGYADDDSLESRIVEGVEDAIGPIARPEEVIVTPELPKTRSGKIMRRLLEDIASGNELGNTSTLRNPDVVEDIAAQVGDD, from the coding sequence ATGGCACAGGAAGAACCTGAACTCGAGGCACGGTTAGCCGAGGGGGAGACATACGAACCACCGTCGTCGTTCGTCGAGCAAGCGAACGTGAGCGATCCGGGGATTTACGAGGAGTTCGAGGAGAACTGGCCGGGGTGCTGGGAGCGCGCTGCGGACCTGCTCTCCTGGAACCAGGAGTACGATACCGTCCTCGAGGACGACGACGCGCCGTTCTATCGGTGGTTCACCGGCGGCGAACTCAACGCGTCGTACAACTGTCTGGACCGCCACGTCGAGGACGGCGCGAAGAATCGGGCGGCGATCAAGTGGGAGGGCGAGTTAGGCGAGACGCGCACTTACACCTACAGCGACCTGCTGCACGAGGTCGAGGCGTTCGCTGCTTCGTTGCGGGAGTTAGGCGTCGAGGAGGACGACGTCGTCACCCTCTACCTGCCGATGATCCCCGAACTCCCCATCGCGATGCTCGCGTGTGCCCGCATCGGCGCACCTCACTCGGTGGTGTTCGCGGGCTTCTCCGCCGACGCGCTCGCGACGCGGATGAACGCCGCCGACAGCGAGTACCTCGTCACCTGCGACGGCTACTACCGCCGCGGGGACGGCCTCGACCACCTCTCGAAGGCCAACGAGGGACTCGAGGGCGTCGATCACGACGTCGAGACGGTCGTCGTCGACCGCCTCGGCGACGATCACTCGCACTCGCTGGGTGAGAACCAGCGCGACTACGACGAACTCGTCGAGGCTCACGAAGGCGAGCCGGTCGAGCCGGTCTCGAGGGACGCCGAGGACATGCTGTTCCTGATGTACACCTCGGGTACGACCGGCCAGCCCAAAGGGGTGAAACACACCACGGGGGGTTACCTCTCGTACGCCGCCTGGACCTCCCACGCGGTGCTGGACGTCAAACCCGAAGACACCTACTGGTGTGCGGCCGACATCGGCTGGATCACCGGCCACTCCTACATCGTCTACGGCCCGCTCGCGCTGGGGACGACCACCGTGATGTACGAGGGCACCCCGGATTACCCCGAGAAAGACCGGCTCTGGGAACTGGTCGAGAAAAACGATGTCGACATCTTCTACACGGCGCCCACCGCCATCCGGGCGTTCATGAAGTGGGGCAAGCAGTACCCAGAAGAACACGACCTCTCGAGTCTGCGCCTCCTCGGGACCGTGGGCGAACCGATCAACCCCCGCGCCTGGCAGTGGTACTACGACCACATCGGCGACGGCGAGTGCCCCATCGTCGACACCTGGTGGCAGACCGAGACCGGCGGGATGATGATCACTACGCTCCCCGGCATCGGCGAGATGAAACCCGGTTCCGCGGGGCCTCCCTTGCCCGGCATCGACGCCCGAATCGTCGACGCCAGCGGCGATCAGGTCGAGGCTGGCAACGCCGGCTACCTCACCGTGAATAACCCCTGGCCGGGGATGCTGCGCACGCTGTACAACAACGACGAGCGCTTCCTCTCGGAATACTGGCAGGAGTACTCCGACGAAGAGAGCGACGAGTGGGTGTACTTCCCCGAAGACGGCGCGAAAATCGACGACGACGGCTACATCACCATCCTCGGACGCGTCGACGACGTCATCAACGTCTCCGGGCACCGCCTGGGCACCATGGAAATCGAGAGCGCCATCGTCGGCGTCAAGGGCGTCGCCGAAGCCGCCGTCGTCGGCGGCGACCACGACATCAAAGGCGAAGCCGTCTACGCTTACGTCATCCCCGAAGACGGATACGCGGACGACGACAGCCTCGAGTCGCGCATCGTAGAGGGGGTAGAGGACGCTATCGGACCTATCGCCCGGCCCGAAGAAGTCATCGTCACGCCCGAACTCCCCAAGACCCGGTCGGGCAAGATCATGCGCCGCCTGCTCGAGGACATCGCCTCGGGCAACGAACTCGGTAACACCTCGACGCTCCGGAATCCGGACGTCGTCGAGGACATCGCTGCCCAGGTTGGGGACGACTGA
- a CDS encoding DUF2110 family protein, producing the protein MVVLATKLYVDGDARQRALDSLRSLVDNEIGELDVEFELGVRHDDFPSVTIEGEDAVVARNVLREEWGEIVPDLEAGETYVGTLESWDDDGFVLDVGTETGVRIPADQLGLGPGSPAQVRERFGLVQHLPLQFVYRPDEADGSRLADAERDRLFEWTRGAGRLNVNSATRAEVRATLNRAGHAQDYVTVERLGLLEQSVICTDDTDPPGLLSSIGSYLPAELRCVVP; encoded by the coding sequence ATGGTCGTCCTCGCAACCAAACTGTACGTCGACGGCGATGCCCGCCAGCGGGCGCTGGATTCCCTGCGATCGCTGGTCGACAACGAGATCGGCGAACTCGACGTCGAGTTCGAGCTCGGCGTCCGACACGACGACTTCCCCTCCGTCACGATCGAGGGCGAGGACGCCGTCGTCGCCCGCAACGTCCTCCGCGAGGAGTGGGGCGAAATAGTCCCCGACCTCGAGGCCGGGGAAACCTACGTCGGCACGCTCGAATCGTGGGACGACGACGGGTTCGTCCTCGACGTCGGAACCGAGACCGGGGTTCGAATCCCGGCCGACCAGCTGGGCCTGGGACCGGGATCACCCGCACAGGTCAGAGAGCGCTTCGGCCTGGTCCAGCACCTGCCACTGCAGTTCGTCTACCGGCCGGACGAGGCGGACGGATCGCGGCTGGCCGACGCCGAACGCGACCGCCTCTTCGAGTGGACGCGCGGGGCCGGCCGCCTGAACGTCAACAGCGCGACCCGCGCGGAGGTCCGGGCGACGCTCAATCGCGCCGGCCACGCCCAGGACTACGTCACGGTCGAACGGCTGGGCTTACTCGAGCAGAGCGTCATCTGTACGGACGACACGGACCCGCCGGGGCTACTCTCGAGCATCGGCTCGTACCTGCCGGCGGAGTTGCGCTGCGTCGTTCCCTGA
- a CDS encoding transcription factor, with amino-acid sequence MAFEDLLEDPVIQKYLHELVGPKGMPVAAAPPDGEVTDEELAETLDLELNDVRRALFILYENDLATYRRLRDEDSGWLTYLWTFEYENIPENLEEELYRLYDALLDRREYEQNHEFYLCEICSIRFEFGEAMDFGFECPECGSPVESMDNSRLVRAMDDRLDALEDELNVESTA; translated from the coding sequence ATGGCTTTTGAGGACCTGCTCGAGGACCCGGTTATCCAGAAGTACTTACACGAGCTCGTCGGTCCCAAGGGGATGCCCGTCGCGGCGGCACCGCCGGACGGAGAGGTGACCGACGAGGAACTCGCCGAGACGCTGGACCTCGAACTGAACGACGTGCGGCGGGCGCTGTTCATCCTGTACGAGAACGACCTCGCCACCTACCGTCGCCTCCGCGACGAGGATTCCGGCTGGCTCACCTACCTCTGGACGTTCGAGTACGAGAACATCCCGGAGAACCTCGAGGAGGAGCTCTACCGGCTCTACGACGCCCTCCTCGACCGTCGGGAGTACGAGCAGAACCACGAGTTCTACCTCTGTGAGATCTGTTCGATTCGCTTCGAGTTCGGCGAAGCGATGGACTTCGGCTTCGAGTGCCCCGAGTGTGGCTCGCCCGTCGAATCGATGGACAACAGCCGGCTCGTCCGGGCGATGGACGACCGCCTCGACGCCCTCGAGGACGAACTCAACGTCGAATCCACCGCCTGA
- a CDS encoding tRNA (cytidine(56)-2'-O)-methyltransferase, whose protein sequence is MNERRNPEVAVLRLGHRPGRDERMTTHVGLTARALGADRVLLPDNAGQSLETVADITERFGGPFAVELTDSPQGVIRGWDGKVVHLTMYGERVQDVEDAVRTAHHEDGDPLLVVVGAEKVPFDVYEEADWNVGVTNQPHSEVAGLAVFLDRLFEGCELECEWEDADRRVVPMETGKRVVSADEE, encoded by the coding sequence ATGAACGAGCGTCGCAACCCCGAGGTCGCCGTCCTCCGACTCGGCCACCGCCCCGGGCGAGACGAGCGAATGACGACCCACGTCGGCCTGACGGCCCGGGCGCTGGGTGCCGACCGCGTCCTCCTCCCGGACAACGCCGGCCAGTCCCTCGAGACGGTCGCGGACATCACCGAGCGCTTCGGCGGGCCGTTCGCGGTCGAGTTAACCGATTCCCCCCAGGGCGTCATCCGCGGGTGGGACGGCAAGGTGGTCCACCTCACGATGTACGGCGAGCGCGTCCAGGACGTTGAGGACGCCGTTCGAACGGCCCACCACGAGGACGGCGACCCCCTCCTGGTCGTCGTCGGCGCCGAGAAGGTGCCCTTCGACGTCTACGAGGAGGCCGACTGGAACGTCGGCGTGACGAATCAGCCTCACTCCGAGGTCGCGGGGCTGGCCGTCTTCCTCGACCGCCTGTTCGAGGGGTGCGAGCTCGAGTGCGAGTGGGAAGACGCGGATCGACGCGTGGTTCCGATGGAGACAGGTAAGCGGGTCGTTTCGGCCGACGAGGAGTGA
- a CDS encoding DUF5803 family protein: MAAVTRRLVLATLAVALLTTIAGCTMLFGGISDETLDESQSYDDLRDREADVAIDVESGSFISDGEFRAVYDLNDTEHVSLYRSTLYREEPLEVRAVRYWYPNGTELTGSELEVDQDRSSTDIRVPDGNGTLAFTGPASQRQFYLPAYVDGSYEVILPAGYRSTNYLFGSVNPGGHEREVVDDREHLRWEHVDSSISIRYYLGRDVFIFAGVVLVVVTVGGAGVAYYYRKIKALEEKRKSMGLDVELEDDSGKGPPPGM; encoded by the coding sequence ATGGCAGCTGTCACCCGCCGCCTCGTCCTCGCAACGCTCGCCGTGGCTCTGCTCACGACGATCGCCGGGTGTACGATGCTCTTCGGCGGCATCTCCGACGAGACCCTCGACGAGTCCCAGTCGTACGACGACCTCCGGGACCGCGAGGCGGACGTCGCCATCGACGTCGAGAGCGGATCGTTCATCAGTGACGGGGAGTTCCGCGCCGTCTACGACCTGAACGACACCGAACACGTGTCGCTATACCGGTCGACGCTCTACCGCGAGGAGCCACTCGAGGTTCGGGCCGTCCGCTACTGGTACCCGAACGGCACCGAACTCACCGGCTCCGAACTCGAGGTCGATCAGGACCGCTCGAGCACCGACATCCGGGTTCCGGACGGCAACGGGACGCTGGCGTTCACCGGTCCCGCGAGCCAGCGTCAGTTCTACCTGCCGGCGTACGTCGACGGGTCTTACGAGGTCATCCTCCCTGCCGGATATCGATCGACGAACTACCTCTTCGGGTCGGTGAACCCGGGCGGGCACGAACGGGAGGTCGTCGACGACCGGGAGCATCTCCGGTGGGAGCACGTCGATAGCTCGATCTCGATCCGGTACTACCTGGGACGGGACGTCTTCATCTTCGCCGGCGTCGTCCTCGTGGTCGTCACCGTCGGTGGTGCTGGCGTCGCCTACTACTACCGGAAGATCAAGGCCCTCGAAGAGAAACGGAAGTCGATGGGCCTCGACGTCGAGCTCGAAGACGACTCGGGAAAGGGGCCGCCACCGGGGATGTAG
- a CDS encoding DUF4212 domain-containing protein, whose product MPDNTTHEPENEERTVATDGGRSDVEREKEIDYLDVEINLLKPGTPFMRDHNRVILSGFALWAVIVFGPITATRLAPGVMTQTIPGLGFPLHYFLIAIVGPGGALLLSVWYVRKRDKIDEKYGIEQIQAPETTQTDTSSEPAATDGGVDR is encoded by the coding sequence ATGCCAGATAATACCACTCACGAACCGGAGAACGAAGAACGGACCGTCGCGACCGATGGCGGCCGTTCGGACGTCGAACGAGAGAAGGAGATCGACTACCTGGACGTCGAGATTAACCTGCTGAAGCCGGGAACCCCGTTCATGCGGGATCACAACAGGGTCATTCTGTCGGGATTCGCCCTCTGGGCGGTGATCGTCTTCGGACCGATCACCGCGACGCGGCTGGCCCCAGGCGTGATGACCCAGACGATTCCGGGACTGGGGTTTCCGCTTCACTACTTCCTGATCGCGATCGTCGGACCAGGCGGTGCGCTGTTGTTATCGGTCTGGTACGTGCGTAAGCGCGACAAGATCGACGAGAAGTACGGAATCGAGCAGATACAGGCGCCAGAAACGACCCAGACCGACACCAGTTCGGAGCCGGCGGCGACCGACGGAGGTGTCGATCGATGA
- a CDS encoding VC_2705 family sodium/solute symporter, producing MNGLAFTVLSLIGDTSILLQGDEELLPEGLNIGFKPIPAIIVIAMMGLFLAAGVFYKVADTSDMWVAGRSIGNIENGMAIGSNWMSAASYLGMAALIALSGVYGLAFVVGWTTGYFVLLIFLAAQMRRFGKYTAPDFVGDRFNSDAARAIAAVTTFLIGFVYALGQARGMGLVGLYILGDPGIPGLSGYQAMMIIFMVITIAYLSLSGMLGATKTMVLQYVILIGAFLIGVLVTGWTAGYSTFLPQLEYGALITELSSEFYDPFAGGSYYLWVATAFSLIFGTCGLPHVLVRFYTVENERTARWSCTWGLFFICLLYLSAPAYAAFGTDLYSNEVRPAYGDPGMSGEAGDVIVVLATQLAGLPTWLVGFVAAGGIAAAVATVAGLFIAGSSAISHDIYANIINPDATQRQQVLVGRLSIVALGVLTILFSLNPAQPIAALVGFAFSLAAIVLFPMFFLGLWWENTNRPGALAGMSTGLIVWLIPMFNEGHFQTTPWGIGFLETWMPAIGSGLIGVPVVFAVTIAVSLVTAEPPLETKQMVRQCHSPEPMPKDKTAADVVAEKNGGGPTPADD from the coding sequence ATGAACGGTCTCGCGTTCACCGTGCTCTCGCTGATCGGGGACACATCTATCCTCCTGCAGGGAGACGAAGAATTGCTTCCCGAAGGGCTGAACATCGGATTTAAACCGATCCCGGCGATCATCGTCATCGCGATGATGGGGCTGTTTCTGGCGGCCGGCGTCTTCTACAAGGTGGCAGATACGTCGGACATGTGGGTCGCTGGGCGCTCGATCGGGAACATCGAGAACGGCATGGCCATCGGTTCGAACTGGATGTCGGCGGCGTCGTACCTCGGTATGGCCGCTCTCATCGCGCTGTCGGGCGTCTACGGCCTGGCGTTCGTCGTCGGCTGGACAACCGGCTACTTCGTTCTGCTCATCTTCCTGGCAGCCCAGATGCGTCGCTTCGGAAAGTACACCGCACCGGACTTCGTCGGCGATCGATTCAACTCCGACGCCGCCCGGGCCATCGCGGCGGTCACCACGTTCCTGATCGGGTTCGTCTACGCGCTCGGGCAGGCCCGAGGGATGGGACTCGTCGGCCTGTACATCCTCGGCGATCCCGGGATTCCGGGGCTAAGCGGCTACCAGGCGATGATGATCATCTTCATGGTCATCACCATTGCCTACCTGTCGCTGTCGGGGATGCTCGGGGCGACCAAGACCATGGTTCTCCAGTACGTCATCCTCATCGGCGCGTTCCTGATCGGCGTGCTGGTTACCGGGTGGACGGCGGGCTACTCGACGTTCCTGCCACAGCTCGAGTACGGCGCGTTGATTACCGAACTCAGCAGCGAGTTCTACGATCCGTTCGCGGGCGGAAGCTACTACCTGTGGGTCGCGACGGCGTTCAGTCTAATCTTCGGGACCTGCGGACTCCCCCACGTGCTGGTTCGATTCTACACGGTCGAGAACGAACGAACCGCACGCTGGTCGTGCACCTGGGGGCTGTTCTTCATCTGTCTGCTGTACCTGTCGGCACCCGCGTACGCGGCGTTTGGGACCGATCTCTACAGTAACGAAGTCCGCCCGGCGTACGGTGATCCCGGTATGAGCGGCGAGGCTGGAGACGTCATCGTCGTGCTGGCGACACAACTGGCAGGTCTGCCGACCTGGCTCGTCGGTTTCGTCGCTGCGGGCGGTATCGCCGCGGCGGTCGCGACGGTCGCCGGACTGTTCATTGCCGGCTCGTCGGCCATCTCGCACGACATCTACGCGAACATCATCAACCCCGACGCGACCCAGCGTCAACAGGTCCTCGTCGGCAGACTGAGCATCGTCGCGCTCGGCGTGCTGACGATCCTGTTCTCGCTCAACCCGGCCCAGCCCATCGCGGCGCTGGTCGGCTTCGCGTTCTCGCTCGCGGCCATCGTGCTGTTCCCGATGTTCTTCCTCGGACTCTGGTGGGAGAACACCAATCGTCCGGGAGCGCTCGCCGGAATGTCGACCGGACTGATCGTCTGGCTCATTCCGATGTTCAACGAGGGACACTTCCAGACCACGCCCTGGGGAATCGGGTTCCTCGAGACGTGGATGCCTGCCATCGGCTCCGGACTGATCGGCGTTCCGGTCGTCTTCGCTGTCACCATCGCCGTTTCGCTGGTCACTGCAGAACCGCCCCTCGAGACCAAGCAGATGGTCAGGCAGTGTCACAGTCCGGAACCGATGCCCAAAGACAAGACGGCGGCCGACGTGGTCGCTGAGAAGAACGGCGGCGGACCAACGCCGGCGGACGACTAA
- a CDS encoding bacterio-opsin activator domain-containing protein, with product MSVDGSAVLTTTRYEALLNTAETHREALVVRLCGDVGLRPAEVVRLTPGCVRQLRADPPRYGLAVPASTESSDDVARVAYLPTRVERALRQYAHGNGIGDDDRLVPVTPRRVQMLVAEVSTRASERFDDPTLETVSSSDLRRFFAKRSLRETHNPQAVKAAGGWQSFEALEPYLPSPTPDELVRAFEPLETGGPPDRPSIPSALSNGGRPVEERANESAGNSTADTLRDALEHSDRYAWFRLDADGRIDRWSEGAADCFGYAAADVIGSHVRILFPDAAVDEGVPDRLLETVHDEDGVDVDGWRCRADGSQVHVMETIVPLVADGNRGFVVLSCQDSTPDHRQRFEPARAVTDALLEASTHETVETAVCRALVDEGPYEFAWIDRTTASRTRREWYAASGLEDATIEHLQTVLEEADEVNHGDLDDGSVQTNVSIDDFDGALLAVPVRYGDTVYGTLILGTARETVDERERAWLETLGSQVGHTIAAVRRRNLLLSDAVIELEFACRDAASFFVDASARLDCRFELDSLVPIDDHTQLYYVHVTDATPAAVFEHAESDAGIRECRVIDTYADGSRLEFVVEGSSPALTLMEYGVTVLESVTRDGTTTITAECASDTDVRTVVDGLCAAFPASELVGKRQVERSVQTARAFRTGLEERLTDRQEAALRAAYFGGYYDWPRESTAEEIADAMDVSSPTLHNHLRKGQHELLRTFFDDRP from the coding sequence ATGTCCGTCGATGGATCGGCGGTGCTGACGACGACTCGGTACGAGGCGCTGTTGAACACCGCCGAAACCCACCGCGAGGCCCTCGTCGTTCGGTTGTGCGGCGACGTCGGCCTTCGCCCGGCGGAGGTCGTCCGATTGACGCCGGGTTGCGTCCGACAGCTTCGCGCCGATCCACCACGATACGGGCTCGCCGTTCCCGCCTCGACGGAGTCGAGCGACGATGTCGCTCGAGTCGCCTACCTCCCGACTCGCGTCGAACGAGCGCTTCGCCAGTACGCCCACGGCAACGGCATTGGCGACGACGACCGCCTCGTTCCCGTCACGCCGCGTCGCGTCCAGATGCTCGTCGCCGAGGTGAGCACCCGGGCGAGCGAGCGATTCGACGATCCGACGCTCGAGACCGTCTCCTCGAGCGATCTGCGACGCTTTTTCGCGAAACGCTCACTTCGCGAAACTCATAACCCACAAGCCGTCAAGGCTGCCGGTGGCTGGCAGAGTTTCGAGGCACTCGAGCCCTACCTCCCCAGCCCGACGCCCGACGAGCTGGTTCGAGCGTTCGAGCCGCTCGAAACGGGGGGCCCGCCGGATCGACCGTCGATCCCCTCGGCCCTCTCGAACGGTGGTCGACCGGTAGAGGAACGAGCGAATGAATCGGCGGGGAATTCGACGGCAGACACGCTGCGAGACGCGCTCGAGCACTCCGACCGATATGCCTGGTTCCGCCTCGACGCAGACGGACGTATCGACCGCTGGAGCGAGGGGGCAGCCGACTGCTTCGGCTACGCGGCGGCGGACGTGATCGGCTCACACGTCCGAATCCTCTTTCCGGACGCGGCCGTCGACGAGGGCGTTCCCGACCGACTGCTCGAGACCGTGCACGACGAAGACGGGGTCGACGTCGACGGGTGGCGCTGCCGAGCGGACGGGTCGCAGGTGCACGTGATGGAGACGATCGTCCCTCTCGTCGCCGACGGGAACCGGGGGTTCGTCGTTCTCTCGTGCCAGGACTCGACCCCTGACCATCGGCAGCGGTTCGAACCCGCTCGAGCGGTCACGGACGCGCTGCTCGAGGCCTCGACGCACGAGACCGTCGAAACAGCGGTCTGTCGCGCACTCGTCGACGAGGGGCCGTACGAATTCGCCTGGATCGACCGAACGACCGCCTCGCGAACCCGCCGGGAGTGGTACGCCGCGAGCGGCCTCGAGGACGCGACGATCGAGCACTTGCAGACGGTCCTCGAGGAAGCCGACGAAGTGAACCACGGCGACCTGGACGACGGAAGCGTCCAGACGAACGTCTCGATCGACGATTTCGACGGGGCGCTCCTCGCGGTTCCCGTCCGCTACGGCGACACCGTCTACGGGACGCTGATCCTTGGAACAGCGCGCGAGACGGTCGACGAACGGGAACGGGCCTGGCTCGAGACCCTCGGTTCCCAGGTCGGTCACACTATCGCGGCCGTCCGGCGACGCAACCTCCTGCTCTCCGACGCGGTGATCGAACTCGAGTTCGCCTGCCGGGACGCGGCGTCGTTCTTCGTCGACGCCAGCGCCCGACTCGACTGTCGGTTCGAACTCGACTCGCTCGTCCCCATCGACGACCACACCCAGCTGTACTACGTCCACGTCACCGACGCCACCCCGGCAGCGGTCTTCGAGCACGCCGAATCGGACGCCGGCATTCGAGAGTGCCGGGTGATCGACACCTACGCGGACGGCAGCCGCCTCGAGTTCGTCGTCGAGGGCTCCTCGCCGGCGCTCACGCTGATGGAGTACGGCGTGACCGTACTCGAGTCGGTGACCAGGGACGGGACGACGACGATCACGGCCGAGTGCGCGAGCGATACAGACGTCAGAACCGTCGTCGATGGCCTGTGCGCAGCGTTTCCCGCGTCGGAGCTCGTCGGAAAGCGCCAGGTCGAGCGCTCCGTCCAGACGGCCCGCGCGTTTCGAACGGGCCTGGAGGAGCGACTCACCGACCGCCAGGAGGCCGCGCTTCGAGCGGCGTACTTCGGCGGCTACTACGACTGGCCTCGTGAAAGCACGGCCGAGGAGATCGCCGACGCGATGGACGTCTCCTCACCGACCCTGCACAACCACCTCAGGAAAGGCCAGCACGAACTGTTGCGGACGTTCTTCGACGACCGGCCCTAA